The Halobacillus ihumii genomic sequence GAGGAGAAGCTTTAGGAAATACCCACGAAGTCGCGCAGAAAAATAAGAATGTTGAGGTTTGCCTCAACATTGATGTGGACCGTTTCGTTTCACACTTTTTAAACAGAATTGTGTAATCCTGGTCTATGAACTAGCTTTTTGTTCAATCCAGAAACAAAAAGAATAATCTAGGACAAAACTAAATTAATTATAAAATAATCCGAACGATTAGTTCGGGTTATTTGTGTGCCAAGAAAGCACTTCTTAGCATCGCTCCGTCAAAACACTTCGCTTTGCTGTGGGATCTTTTTGTGGAACTTTGCCTTTAACCTGCTTTAACGATGCTACGATAAGAAAACTGACAATCACCAATAACAGCCATGAGCTTACTTTTCCCAGATGAACGAGACTCCACGCCTCAGTCTGGTATGGATATTCCCAAGCTCCGAAGTACGTGGCGATATTTTCGGCAATCCATATAAAAAATCCAATCAGCACAAAAGACAGAGCAAGCGGCATACGGTAACGCGTTCCCCCTACCTCGTATGTGACCCATGATTGCCAAAAAACGATCATTACAAGTCCAGATAGCCAAAAGCGGACGTCCATCCAATAATGGTGGGTGAAAAAATTTAAGTAAATCGCAGCTGCAAGAGGTACAACGACCAAAGTCGGCGGCCATTTAACCAGTTCAACATTTAACCTTCTCCACGCCTGGCAAAGATAACTCGCCACACTTGCATACATAAATCCGCTATACAAAGGCACTCCAAAAATCTTGGAATAGGCCTCCTCTGGATAAGACCAGGAGCCCATATGTACTTTGAAAAGTTCAAGCGCGAGTCCAATAAGGTGGAAGACTGTAATCACCTTCAATTCATCCCGAGTTTCTAGACCAGAACGCACCATCCACCACTGCATCAGCAGGCAGATGATGAGCAGCCAGTCATACCGTGGCAGCAAGGGGAGCGACATGATTTCTGTAGCAGCTAAAGAAGCAAAAATAACGACGGGAAACAAACATGACAGAGCCTGCTCCCAGCCAAAGCGAACAAGTTGTTTTAATGCTCTCATGATATACGCCTCCGTAGATCTTTTCTATCCATTTGTATATCCTGCTTAGGGTAGGAGCCAAATAAATTCAGGTACATAGGTTCACCGCCGAACAACTTTCTTTTTCTTCACAATGTTTATTCCCCATGGGTCTCTTCATCATTTCGGTATTCTAAAATATCTCCAGGTTGACATTCCAAAGCCTTACAAATCGCTTCCAACGTCGAAAATCGAATTGCTTTTGCTTTTCCATTTTTCAATACAGAAAGGTTAGCCATGGTTATTCCAACCCTCTCCGAAAGTTCTGTTACACTCATTTTTCTTTTAGCCAACATCACATCAATATTAATGATAATCGCCATTTGTTTTCACCTCAGACTGTTAAGTCATTTTCTGATTTTATGTCGATGGCATTTTCTAATAGCTTCTGAAGAAGAGCAGCAAAGACTGCAATCACCAGCGAAGCAAAAATAATGATCATGCCGAGTACGATGAGACCTGGAGCATCATCCCTCTCTGCAATAAGATAAAAGAGCGGCATGCCTGCCACATACAACGTGCTGATTGTAATGGCACAGAATTTTATATTCTTTAAAGCTTTTACCGATAATTCCGAGAAAGCTTCGTGCTTGTCAATATAGCTTAAAAGTTTAAAAGCTTGATACAGAGCAAAATAAAAAGGAATCACCGCTGCATACACGTCAATTAAAACAAGTTCGTTTATATAAGGCATATCTGGATACAATTCTGCTGCATAATTCGCTATCCCAGGCACGAAAAATATGCACAACGCAAGAATTGGAATTCCAATAAGAATAACAGCTGTCTTTAAAAAGAGTGTTGACCCTCGTTTCATAAAAAGCACCTCACTAATTGATTGTAAAATTGATTTTAACACGCTATTTATCGATTATCAATAAATAATTAATGATTAAGATTATATATTTATTCTTAAATAGGATTTCAGACAAGAAAAAAAGCATTCCACATTACATCGAAATGCTCGATACTAAAAGAATACAAGCTGACAGAACAACTTTCGTTTCAGGCATTTTTCTGTTTGCTTATAAAAATATTATTCGTGAGCAAACTATCCATAACCGTTAAGATTCGTCGTGAACGATACATTAAAAGTAGGTGTAATCATGAACCCTGGTCTCATTTCAATCATCATTCCCTCTTATAACGAATCAGGGAATATTGAACTCATTTACAAAGCCATAGATAAAGAATTCGAGGACATCGCTTACGATTATGAAATCTGTTTTATTAATGATGGCAGCACGGATGATACCTTGCAGCGAATTAAAAAACTGGTATTAACGAATCCAAAGGTCAAGTATATTTCATTCACAAGAAACTTCGGAAAAGAAGTCGCACTACTGGCAGGTTTTCATCATGTAAAAGGAGATGCCGTGATTCTCATGGACGCAGATCTACAGCATCCATGCTCCTTAATTAAACCTTTTATCGAGGGATACGAGGAAGGTTACCATCAAGTGATCGCCCAACGTAACCGCAAAGGAGACGGCCTGCTGCGTTCCTGTCTTTCCTCTCTTTACTACTGCCTTGTGAATAAGATTGTTGAGGTAGACGTAAAAGATGGGGTCGGAGATTTCAGGCTGTTGAGCCGGCAAGCCGTTGACGCCCTCTTGTTGTTAAACGAAGGAAATCGTTTCTCAAAGGGATTGTTTTCCTGGATCGGGTTAAGCCAGAAAATTATTGATTACGACAATGTCACTCGTCAAAAAGGGAAAACAAAGTGGTCGTTCTCAAAATTGCTGAACTATGGCATGGACGGTGTCCTTTCATTTAACAACCGTCCGCTCCGAATATGTT encodes the following:
- a CDS encoding DUF817 domain-containing protein, giving the protein MRALKQLVRFGWEQALSCLFPVVIFASLAATEIMSLPLLPRYDWLLIICLLMQWWMVRSGLETRDELKVITVFHLIGLALELFKVHMGSWSYPEEAYSKIFGVPLYSGFMYASVASYLCQAWRRLNVELVKWPPTLVVVPLAAAIYLNFFTHHYWMDVRFWLSGLVMIVFWQSWVTYEVGGTRYRMPLALSFVLIGFFIWIAENIATYFGAWEYPYQTEAWSLVHLGKVSSWLLLVIVSFLIVASLKQVKGKVPQKDPTAKRSVLTERC
- a CDS encoding glycosyltransferase family 2 protein, with the translated sequence MNPGLISIIIPSYNESGNIELIYKAIDKEFEDIAYDYEICFINDGSTDDTLQRIKKLVLTNPKVKYISFTRNFGKEVALLAGFHHVKGDAVILMDADLQHPCSLIKPFIEGYEEGYHQVIAQRNRKGDGLLRSCLSSLYYCLVNKIVEVDVKDGVGDFRLLSRQAVDALLLLNEGNRFSKGLFSWIGLSQKIIDYDNVTRQKGKTKWSFSKLLNYGMDGVLSFNNRPLRICFYIGAFLLLLSLLCIVTTAIILIRDGVDVQGFLPMISVFLFFGGVQLFSLGVIGEYIGRIYYETKKRPHYLIEETNLSNGEHDEGNQSGIYQIYRSGDH
- a CDS encoding helix-turn-helix domain-containing protein, yielding MAIIINIDVMLAKRKMSVTELSERVGITMANLSVLKNGKAKAIRFSTLEAICKALECQPGDILEYRNDEETHGE
- a CDS encoding DUF2975 domain-containing protein; protein product: MKRGSTLFLKTAVILIGIPILALCIFFVPGIANYAAELYPDMPYINELVLIDVYAAVIPFYFALYQAFKLLSYIDKHEAFSELSVKALKNIKFCAITISTLYVAGMPLFYLIAERDDAPGLIVLGMIIIFASLVIAVFAALLQKLLENAIDIKSENDLTV